GATATTCAGTGAGTAGTTTTTCTGCAGAATGTCCTACATTCACAAGGTTCAGAACTAACTTATAGATTAAGGAAGCATTTAGGAACGTAGAAGTTCTCCTAGCTGTCTGATTGCAAACCTTTCTTCAGAAATATGGAAATGGATGTTTGTCAATTTTTTGCAATGTCCCTAAAAGGCCCATCCATACTCCATTATGTTTTGCAGCTTCCTGTAGCACCGTTGCCTAGGGGAGGCGGTGCTTTTAATTATAATAATGATGTGCATGGAGCTGTCGATCAAGCTCCGGAGAAAAGAATTCCTATGTTGATTACATGGAGTCTTGGTGGCAACAATGTGGCGGTGGAGGGATCCTGGGACAACTGGACAtcaaggtaattggagcactggCTTCTGTGGCTTGAGGTTATAGGTGGAGAAATATATGACTAAATTTAGCATCTTGCAGGAAGATTCTACAAAGGTCCGGCAAGGATCACACGGTTCTTTTGGTGCTTCCCTCTGGAATATACCACTACAGATTTATTGTTGATGGCGAAACAAGGTATATGCCAGACCAGCCTTGCGTTTCCACGGAGATGGGGCTTGTTTGGAATGTTCTTGACGTTAATGTGAGTATTACTTTATTTTTAAGAAAGCTTTTTGTTCTTATGATGCTGTTATTGAGTAAGTGTGCCAGTACATGATTCATATATTATTCATTTATTACTCATTTGCTTTTATGTAGTTGTTTTCTTGGTTCGAGTTCATGAAGTAGCCTTACCGAACTACTCAAGTTCTGAAACCTTTCTGAAGAGTGAATCTTAAACAGAGAAGGCAGATACTAAACTTGTGTCAATTTTAATATTTGTAATAGCCTGTCTTCATAGTGTCGTTAATGGATCTCACTAGAGTTCTCGTTTCCGGAATCCATTGCATATAGAAATCTGTAGAAGAGTAGGTATATTAGGGAATCATCTGTAAAATGAAACAGTATCTATTCACACATACTCGTAAACTTTTTCCATACGTGGTGCTAGATAACTCGAAGAAAAGCAGCTTGCAGAATCTGACagcataatcataatcataatcataataatgtCATGAAATGAGGGCGTGGTTTGTACGGTTTAGCCTCAGTGAAGAAAGAGAGAGCGGTTTTCAATAATTATGGGAGCTCTTGTTGAGAATAGTATATTAAAAGTTGCCTATCTGGACATTATAACTAATGATAGACTATTTGGGTATCGGTTTAACTAAACAAGTATAAAAACTTCGTTCGCTAAAATGATGCACTCCTTATTTAGTACGGAGTATTTAGAATTAGCTACTTGTCGATGCAATGCTAAAATTTCATCGTGGATCATTCGCAACAACTTCTGTGATTTCACAGTAAGAATAATGTTCAAATGTTGTATGATTTGCCTTTTCAAATACTTTTCTTGATACCATACACGAATCTGGGAAATTTGCGACCAACATATGTGTGATGATTTGTTTGAAGTACTATTGAAATGCGAAATGACATTGTTATATGCAGGATTGTGTCCCAGAGAGTCTAGACAGTGTAGCTGAATTCGAGCCACCATCATCACCAGACTCAAGTTATAGTCACACGTTTCCGGAAGAAGATGAATTTGCCAAAGATCCAACAATAGTACCTGCTCAGCTGCACTTAACCGTCTTGGGTACCCAAAAACCGAGCGAACCGTCTTCATCAAGACCACAACATGTTGTTCTCAACCACCTTTTTATGGAGAAAGGGTGGGCAGCTTCCCAATCCATGGTTGCCCTCGGTTTGACCCATAGGTTCCAGTCCAAGTACGTCACTGTTGTCTTGTATAAGCCCCTACGAAGGTAAGAACGAACTTATCTGTCTTATTTAGTAACTTCTTGATGGTTTGTTTTTTGCTTCTCATACTCGTTCTACGTTCCCCTGTAAAATAGAGCTCTTTGCTATGAACTTGTGGAAGTACAACGGTTTATAGTGAACACATGTTCGTAGCAACCTCAAACCTTGTTCTTTGTTGTTCTTGAAGTTTAAgttcgtatttttttttttttttttttttttttttttttttttttcactcacGTCATTCTACCAAGCAAGCATACGTCCCCCAAATTCTACACACTCCAGATTAATTTTTATTCCCTTAAATTTTATTTTACTTTTGGTTGGCTATTTGAGTTGGATTAATTCAGTACCATATCCATCTCTACTTTGTCaattatatatatgtatgtattttCTTCTATAACGAGGATGAAATAATTTGCTGATATTGGCAGTTCAAGTTTcgaccttttttttctttccgaATAAATAAGCATATTGCTCTCCTAGCGTGTTGGATGATAGCGGTTTAGGCTATTGCAGACATTTAACTATTGTCAACTTCATTTCATTAGTGTATCAATTAGTCGAACTATAGACAGATATATCCGTCTACAgttatagacgggtcaaatatgtttAAAGTACTTCTGTTCCAGTTTCAAGACAAATGTGGCCGAGCTTTCTGTTCTGTCATGCTCACCAACAATATTTTTTGAGTCGAGAAGCAAATAAAATGTAGCAGCCTAGCAGGGCTTGATTTTTTAAGAATACCGTGTTTGATCTGCTTCCTTTTCTTCTGAACTGTTGGTTAGTTGTACACAATGGTGTTACTATGTACCGATCCCATGGTATTGGGTCTAAAACAAACTTTAACAAATACTCGTAGATTTATTCTTATCGGGAATTACAGTAATGCCATGATGCCATGCATTTTCATATCCAGAACCTTATCAGCCCTTTTATCGACTTCCTTGGGTCTGCACTCTGCATGAGCGAAGATCATCTGACCTATATGGTATCCCGTTTCCTTTTCCGTGTACTTTCTCATGGCATCACTCTTTACTTGAATATGGTTATTCTTAGGATATGATGTGGGAAACTAAGAAAGGCGGAACAGAGATGACGGGTCACTCACCGGCACATATGATCCGCTTCTGCATCGTCATCTCTTCATCTGTTGACGATAAGTCGATAACCCAAGCCGTTAGAAGATGCTGCAGCTACTATCGTGATATGGAACAATAAATCTAGTTCTCGTTTCTTTACGTGTTGAGGTTCATCAAAagaatgcatttttttttttgagtaaaaaagttgaaaagaagaaaaagagaagaaaggagACGCACGGTTGTTTGGAGCAGAGCCAAGATTTACAGCGGCTCCTCCACCGTTGTCTAGACTTCGGCCTTTTAGGTTGGCGTCGCTTCTCTTGTGTTTGCCTTCTCCTCTTCCTGTTTTCATCCACCCACCAAACTATGAACATCTCCTTTCTATTTTCATATTAAACAAATTGTTTTATGAGACGATTTCAAGTTCCTTTTTCTCTACTCTAATTATGCCATTGTAGCTACTCACTTCCCTGAAAAAGATCGCTTATTCTTAAAGACTCAAAACTTCCCTCGGGATTAGTATCGAAAATAGAAATATTGAATCTGGTTTTTATTTGCAGACAAAGATTGGATTGTCAATCTACCCTTCgccttttaaaaataaaataaaagggatattctacatggggtaccccttaatttttcgactttctacatggtacccttatactttttaaaacatacatggtactcctaattgttgtcattatcactaagtatacccctaaactttattgtTCGTCAATTAAACTcggttttaggcgttaagtgatgaCTTGGATGCGTAACCAAGTatgtcatttattatcccatgacataaggactctattaagctcaatatccatctcgatcaTAATAGTTATTGATATATAAAGGCTAAAAAAaatttgacggaaaatttattgattctctgccaaattatcacgtctaaagatggatattgagcctaatagagtccttatgtcatagaatgataaatgacaagcttggttacgcgtttaagtaatcacttaacgcctaaaactaagtttaattgacggaaaataaagtttagaggtacacttagtgataatgacaacaattagagtatcatgtatgttttaaaaagtgtagaggtaccatgtagaaagtcgaaaaattgaaggtaccatgtagaatatccccaAAAAAAAATCAACCCGGTTCGGTTTTCCAGATGTATTTTCACATACCTTAAAGCAGcgcgtcttgcttcagacggctgattcccgtctgaaataagacggccAACATGCTGTCGTTTTACAACAAAATGTTATTTTCTGGTAACATATTACCATTATTTTTCACAattattttcagggtaaaaaaggACACCTCTAGTGATAACATTTTGGAATTAAATGTCTACATtctcttaaaaaatggcaacattttctcggtcttatttcagacgggaaaacagcctgtctgaaataagaatttgtataAAGCAGCCCAAAACTACTATCGAACCATAATCCCATTTAATTTGAAGGACAACCAATGTAAACTTTGATTTGTCATGAAACAATGTAAACTTTAATTTGTCTGTATTATCTAATCTATTAGAGCAAGTTATTTCGTATTATTATCGAAAAGTTTCAACTGATGTATAATGAAAATTTGTGATGAAAAAATGCTTATCAAAATTGATGCGAAAATTTTTTAGAGCGCATTAATTCTTCCACTTCCTAAAAAAAATATACTTTCATAACATAGATTTCGGAAAGTATTTTCATTTTACAATACTCCGTCAACACTAGAATACTAAGAAAATTTAAGATATAAAGATTTTGAAGAGTATTTTCGCATTACAATACTCTGTCTACTCTAAATTACTCGAGAAAATTAAGATAAAAAAAGAGAACGGAACTTTTTTTTAGAATTGAACATTTTGTTCAAAATATTccacaaaatttcgaaaaaatgaAGCATTTTCAATAATAGGGAAGACTCGGGAAGATTACCATTTTTCAAACAAAATGTGCATCGTTTCCATTTTTCTTCACAAATTTcgcattattattatataatataataaaaaatgaaaattctGAACTATAATTAACAAAAGTCAGCAGATTAGGAGTAGACTAGTAGAGTCAACCGAAACAAACAGCAAAAAATAAGGGGTGTTTTGACAAAAGAAAGATCTGACCTTGGAACAAAGGCTTTCGGGCATCAGttggtctctcttgtgacggCCCCAAAAGTGACCACTTTAACATAAAAAGTAACCACCCATAAAATATTACTTCACCTATCAATAATGGTCACATTCTTCCATCAAACTGGTCACATTTGGGTCCGTCACAATTTGCATTCAAGCATAGCGCACATGCAACCATGTGCATACCTAAGCCAGATGATTAATCATCAAGCACACTATAATTTAGCTGTAAGACAGCTCCAGATCACAGTTTCTACAACCAGAGTTTCGCGATAATGTAGCAATAATTTTCGGAGAAGAAAGTAATAGCTTAGGCGTAGAATTTCCAAAACGGGAAAAAAAATATTAGGTTTTGAAGAGTGAACAAAATGTAGTAATCCAAAACCGATAAGAGTTTAAATCCAAATTGTTCTAGGATCATAATACCATGACCGAAAAGTAATAGAGCTTATGACGCAAAATTCTATCAATCCCAAAACCATAGAACACCGGGTAGGGGGGGAAAACAAAGAAGACGACCTACACAATCAATGCAAGCATTCAAACAATTCGCCAAAAAAGGGAAACTAGTAATAGTGCCATATGAGTTTTGACCTAGAAGACATGAATTTGGAGAAGGTGGATGGATGGAATCTCACTTGGCCATCATGACCTTGACAAATTCGTCGTAGTTGATTTGACCATCACCGTCTACATCAGCCTCACGGATCATCTCATCGACTTCTTCATCTGTGAGTTTCTCACCTAGGTTAGTCATCACGTGACGAAGCTCAGCTGCAGAAATGAAACCATTTTGATCCTTGTCGAATACTCGGAATGCTTCTTTAAGCTCCTCCTCTGAGTCTGTGTCCTTCATCTTCCTGGCCATCAGGTTGAGGAATTCTGGGAAGTCAATTGTCCCGTTACCATCAGCATCGACTTCATTGATCATGTCCTGGAGTTCAGCTTCAGTTGGGTTTTGTCCAAGTGAACGCATGACAGTTCCGAGTTCCTTGGTGGTGATACAACCTGGAATGCCACAAAAAAATGAAATGTCATTATATCTTAAGATCTGAAGTCTGACTGTATGAAGCAGAAAATGAAGCATATCCTTTAAAGTCTGAATTAAGGGACACTGTTAGCTCAAAAAGTAAGTAAAGTATACATTCCGATGTTCTAAACAAATAAAAGTCCGGAAATGTTCCTCAATACTCAATAGCGGACGTCACAGAAGGAAGAGACTAACTCTAACTAATCGTTGTAAAACATGAACAGGAAACTCATAAAAGATCGATATGTTTTGAAAACTCTAGAAAATCGAGGCTAGATACCAAAGTAAATGATTACTACGACAAAATAATTGAATTCAGAATATAACAAGAGGATAAGGAAGAGACTAACTCTAACTAATCTCACTGCTCAATTTCAATCCTCAAGAACATTGTAATACCGTTTTACAACCTTTAAGAGTACAAAAGAACATCCAATGTTATAACTTATAAGTCCCCGAACCTTAGTACATCATCCTTAACGAAGTTCTAAACTTAAAGGGAACTCGACACATGATCACCACCCtaaacaacaacatcagagccttaatcccaaaaacaTTGGGGTCAGCTGACataaatcatcctttagaaccgtccatgggtgaacgcacacctcaaaaacgaaaaaaatataGAAGAGAAAAAGTGTAAAACAAAAGGGGAGAGCATGAGCGCGCTAAACAATGAAAAGAAAATGCGAAACATGAGTGCATGAGCTAGTTCCCCAAACAAGATTCATTCAAATGCCGCGCCTAGGGGTAAGTTCCAAAACACGTAACAATTCACAAAAACCAATAAGCGAGGAGCGAGATTATTCAATCTACACAGATTGCATCGCTCAATCGCTTTCGATAATCTAATGCTCAACAGTCAACATTATAACATCACATATACAAAAAAATGACCCAGAAATGTGTATATGCTGATTATTCTACAGAATTACAGAACATATATTGAAACAGCAGGTTGATTAACAGATCAACATAAACCGAAACCAAATGATACGGAAATTCATCATAATAACTCGAATTAAACAACGATTCAAATATTAGACAAGATCTATTACTCAGTAACCAAAACAACGATAACATTACCCCAGCGCCTCAAGAGCTCTCGTAAATTACGCGGTAAGGGAGGTCGGATATACGCAACCGAATCAAAACAATAAGACGAATAGGTCGTACAATTATTCATCAAAATAAAACGCACAAAACAAGATCTACATAATACAACATGATTAACACAAAATTAAACAAAAATCATCTCAAATTATGTCATAAACATAGGAAATATAAACAAAAATGATCAATTTAATCAAATAAGATGGcggcaaaaatcaaaaataaaaacgaaaacaaaaaaataaataaaatcaataaataaaTAGAATCGAACCATCGCCATCCTTATCGAATAGGCTGAAAGCTTCCTTGAATTCGGAGATCTGATCATCGCTAAGTTGATCCGCCATTGATTTAATTAGAGAGAGAAATTAGAGATCGGGAAGAGAAAATGCGAGGAAGAATAATGGAAATGAAGAGCTTGTTAAGAAATAATCGGAGATTGGGGTTATATATATAACTTCGTCAAAGTGACTTTGGAAAGACGGTCTCGCAAAATTATTTAGATCACTTATACTACATCTCAATTTttatatgagacggtttcataaaaattatatatacgagtttttttatttttaatttgagTTTTAAgtgatattttattttatgttaatatgaGACGGTTTTTCAGGAGATTATgctttataattttatttattttttgtaattcATTACTCAAGTCGACTTTTTtattttggcatattttcataATAAGCATATTCGTTTTATAGTAAGCGGTATTTATATAAGAATTTAGAAGTATCTATTTTATTACTTCAGATTGTAAAATGTTCTCATATATGTGAAAACATTCTCTCGGAAAACCTACGCTAATATTGTATATTATTAGAAAATAATAATTTATTGTACTCCCTCTATTTcggtcatttatttatctttacttTTAACACAAATAACAAAGAGAGAGGTGAGAACCATTTGTGGTTGTAGTCTTATAGACTTGTAGTAAACGGATATTACAACTTTGAACGAGAACAAGACTTAACTCAAGTGGTAATACCTCTCTTAAAATTAGGAGTTCGATTCTCACCCGCGACATAATGCTTTTATTTGAGCCAAAAACAACTTTTAAGTGGACAACATTGCAATTgcatgatcaaattactcatatAAAATTTTCCCAATACAAAAAGCTAAATAAATGAGAAAGACACTCTAAAATAAAATAGGTGAAtcgtaaacaaatgatcgggacataggtagaggtggcaatcgggtcactcgggtccgTTACGGGTCGGGTTGAAGCGgatcgggtcatatcgggttcgggttgtGTCGGTTCGTGATGAGTCGGGTCGGTTACGGTTCATGTCGGGTCATCTTCGGGGCGGGTCATCAGCAGGTAGCAAGTCGGGTCGGGTGAGTATCGGGTCCGATTATAAGCATATATTTTCTCTTATGTACTGTATTTAGTTTTAGATgggtaattttatgtttaaacacCGTGTAGGAGTactaattgtaattttaagtgaaaataattaaaattaatgTCAATTTGGTTTTATTTACACAATTATTAAGTTAATTCATTATCAGGTCATGTATCAGGTTGAGTCAATATCGGGTCACGAGTCGGGTTGGGTCGGTTTAGTTCGGGTTGGGAAAAATAAggatgttatcggttatcgggtcGGTCGGGTCGGTTTTGGGTCACCCAATTTTCGGATTGTATCGGGTCGGGATTCGGGTGGGTCGGGTCAGCTTTTGCCAGCTCTAGACATAGGGAGCATCTTTTTATGGGCGGGGATATTTGATATGGTTTTGTCCAAGGTTGGTATCGGATGCCTTGAGTAGATTGAGCCCATCTTATGAGGCGATCCTTTTCTTCTCAAATCCCAGTAAATATTCTACACTTTTTGGCCcactaaaaataaattttaaaaaaatattctGAGCTTTTATGGTGGGAATGGAATATGAATATGGTCTATAAAATTTACATTTCCTTCATTTAGTTATATTCACCACTTTATTTTGTGTCCATTGGATTTATATTTCGACATTTATGTCGGTAGGAATTTACTTTATTATGACGGATCCACTTTTATAAAAATTTTATATACGCTTATGCTTGTGTCTTCAAATAAGACATTTTGGCTCATTTGACTCGGTTCGAAACATGAATGGATAACCAATTGATGGGTCTCCAATCTAAGCTCGTATATGGAAGTAATTTGGACTCAAATAATCAAATGTTGTTTTGAGTGAAATACAATGCTCTAGTAAAAAGCATGATTGGATTATCAGTGGTTTACaagatactccctcctattccgaataagtgtcccatttggacaatggcacgaaaattaaggaatatagttaaaataatgaaaattattttataggggtaagaatataagagttaaataatgaaaagtattgaatatgatgggttagggtggttggggtggtaaataaagaaaagagcaaagggtaggaaagtaaaaaaccatgtctaaatatggcaaatgggacagttatgtgaattgACGAAAATGGCAAATGAGACatttatttagaataggagggagtatcacGTAGCGATTGTGTGTTTTATTGTGTTAGAAAActataatgtttttttttatgtaaagGGTGTCAGAAGAGCGACTTTGATGTTGGCGGGATTTAAATCTTTATCATAAGCACCACCTCTCATCTGAATATCTGATGCACGAGTTTCACATATGGGTATGTAAGTAATGTCGTACATAAAAGACTAGATGTAAGTTATACTTTTCTAACCGATAATCAATAGGGTAATGGAAACTAGTACGTAAAGTACCTACCATCATAccatgtactccctccattctgATGAAAaattatctatttttattttagGATGTATTactcaatagttatctatttttattttaaGTAAATTTTGTCGATCATCTGACATATGCAAGTAAGTTATTCCATATATATTTTGTATGGTCTAAATCACCCGTCCTTTTGTTTTTCCTCGATCTTTATTTGTGCCAAAAATAACAATAACTATTAATCATCTTGCATATAATGGATAAAATATGCAAAATTATGAACTTCTGAATATTAATACCAACAATCTAACAACAATTCGAATCAAATCTAAATTCGAATTTAATCCAAATACCAAATATGCTTCATTAGCTCAGCCATTTATGATTTATGTATGTATGTAGGCATTAATGGGAAATGACGGGGTTGCTTCAGTACACGACCTAACCTCAAATTCAATACCTCATAAATGAACTATTAAAGCATCAACCATTCAACACATACACGACCTATCTTTCTACTTATAGCTTCAAAACAAAAATCCATTAAGACATCACTCACCTTAAAGTCTACTACACAGTACACACTACTCCAAAGTCCAAACttgaagaaaagaaaagcaaTTGGTGTATTAATTGTCTGAAATGCACAGCAAGATACATACATATATACTTGATACAACCCATCATTATGGGAACCACTACCTAACACAATTCATCATTATGTGCAGCACTACCTACCACTACCTTAGACAATACATCATTATGTGAAGCACTAAATAAGAGGATATGGAGCCGAAAGTAGCCAGCCGAAAGTAGTCAAAAGGATGGAGGATAATATACAATAAACATATAATcaatactccccctcaagttggagtgGTTGGCAAAACAACTCCTAACTTGGATTGCAAATAACGAAATGCATCCCCTGCCAAGGCCTTTGTGAAAAGATCGGCAACTTGTTCTTTACTACGCACATGTAACGTTCTTATAGTGCCTTGTACGAGGTGATGACGAATGAAGTGACAATCGATCTCAATGTGCTTAGTTCTGTCATGAAAAACCGGATTTTTTGCAATGTGTAAAGTCTTGCGATTGTCACAAAAGAGTGTCATAGGTTTAACATGATCAATTCCTAAAGATTTAAGAAATGACTTCACCCAAATTACTTCACTGGTGAGACCTGCCAATGCTCTATACTCGGCCTCCGCAGATGATTTGGCTACGGTGGTTTGCTTTTTAGCCTTCCACGAAATGGGCGAATTTCCTATGGCCACATAATAACCAGTAATGGAACGTCGAGACAAGGGACACTTCGCATAATCCGAATCCGAATACCCTCTAACTTGTAAATCACATTCTCGCTTGAGAACAATACCTTTGTTAGGAGCTCCCTTAATATACCTCACGGCTCTTAACACGGCTTCAAAATGTTCTTGTCGTGGAGCATGGACAAACTGAGAAAGGATATGAACTACATAAATAAGGTCGGGTCTTGTAATAGTTAAGTAAATAAGCTTCCCAACCAATCGTCTATATTTCATAGGATCGTTTAAAAGACGCCCTTTAGCTAGGGGTAAATTATGATTCGGTTGGATGGGAGTGTCAAATGGTTTCGCATTCTCCAATCCTGCTTCTTTGATGATATCAATAGCATATTTTCGTTGGCTGAGAAATAATCCCTTTGATCCCGTTGCCACTTCAATTCCTAAGAAATACTTAAGCCTACCGAGATCTTTTATGCCAAAATTTCGATCGAGGAACTGCTTTAGCCGTGTACTTGCCCCTTCATTGTTACTTACAACTATCATATCATCCACATAAACAAGGATACCAAGAAAAACTCCATTTTTGTTGTAAGTAAAGAGTGAATAATCGGCCATAGACTGTTCGAAACCATACCTCGTCAAGGATGTTGTTAACTTTTCGAACCAATTCCTCGACGCTTGCTTGAGTCCGTATAAGGATTTGTTGAGCTTACAAACCTTATTCGTTCCTTCTTTGTCAAATCCCGGTGGCATCTTCATGTAAACCTCCTCATCCAAGTCTCCATGGAGGAATGCATTGTTCACATCTAATTGGGCAATGGACCATCCCTTTGTCACGGCAACAACTAGTAAACATCGAACACTTGTCATCTTTGCTACCGGGGCGAAGGTTTCGTGATAATCGACCCCTTCGATTTGAGTATAACCTCGAGCAACAAGTCGTGCTTTATACCTTTCTATGGTTCCATCCGCCTTGTACTTTACCTTGTATACCCACCTACATCCAATGGGTCGTTTGTCCTTTGGCAATTCAACAACAGACCATGTTCCATTTCTTTCAAGTGCCTCATATTCTTGCATCATAGCTTCTCGCCATTCTCTAACAGGTGCGGCTTCGATGTATGTTTGAGGCTCGGTGACTTCATCGATTTTACTTAAATAGCACCTGTGATTGTTAGAAAAGCAATTCGTAGTCACGTAATTAATCAAAGGATAACGAGTACCTTTCTTGGTGGAATCTGATTGAGCCGAGGTAGCTGGTGTGACGGGGTCTATAATCCGAGTTGATTTGCAAAGATAATCTTTCTTCCAATACGGTTCAATTCTCTCCCGTGCACCTCGTCCCAGTGGAACTGTAGGTTCTTCGACCCCTTGAGCCTCACTCGTCACCTGTtgttcatcctcatcatcatttACTTGCTCTTCTACAACCTCCTGTTGATGCAAACTTTCCTCCAAAAAACCTTCAACTTTGATATTTGCATCGTCTACTACTACTGGTTGTTCGATATTTTCTTCTAATTCTCCCATATCAATA
The Silene latifolia isolate original U9 population chromosome 11, ASM4854445v1, whole genome shotgun sequence genome window above contains:
- the LOC141611040 gene encoding SNF1-related protein kinase regulatory subunit beta-1 isoform X2 yields the protein MGNANGVGSDYPAMNPNNPPGRVASWDSMANSPPESPGRSRSPLMFNPQLPVAPLPRGGGAFNYNNDVHGAVDQAPEKRIPMLITWSLGGNNVAVEGSWDNWTSRKILQRSGKDHTVLLVLPSGIYHYRFIVDGETRYMPDQPCVSTEMGLVWNVLDVNDCVPESLDSVAEFEPPSSPDSSYSHTFPEEDEFAKDPTIVPAQLHLTVLGTQKPSEPSSSRPQHVVLNHLFMEKGWAASQSMVALGLTHRFQSKYVTVVLYKPLRR
- the LOC141611041 gene encoding calmodulin produces the protein MADQLSDDQISEFKEAFSLFDKDGDGCITTKELGTVMRSLGQNPTEAELQDMINEVDADGNGTIDFPEFLNLMARKMKDTDSEEELKEAFRVFDKDQNGFISAAELRHVMTNLGEKLTDEEVDEMIREADVDGDGQINYDEFVKVMMAK
- the LOC141611040 gene encoding SNF1-related protein kinase regulatory subunit beta-1 isoform X1, with the translated sequence MGNANGVGSDYPAMNPNNPPGRVASWDSMANSPPESPGRSRSPLMFNPQLPVAPLPRGGGAFNYNNDVHGAVDQAPEKRIPMLITWSLGGNNVAVEGSWDNWTSRKILQRSGKDHTVLLVLPSGIYHYRFIVDGETRYMPDQPCVSTEMGLVWNVLDVNDCVPESLDSVAEFEPPSSPDSSYSHTFPEEDEFAKDPTIVPAQLHLTVLGTQKPSEPSSSRPQHVVLNHLFMEKGWAASQSMVALGLTHRFQSKYVTVVLYKPLRRI